From Acidimicrobiales bacterium, one genomic window encodes:
- a CDS encoding DUF5318 domain-containing protein: MASRRTGEARQAPEGLLPARRPADVDYRLARQTMLNGWRRGNVGREILCDAQPMLRRNAAECGTPTSETCPVCEDNEVAHVTYVFGPRLPAHGRCISTPGELARLDARKADMTAYVVEVCAACGWNHLVRMASLGYR; this comes from the coding sequence GTGGCGAGTCGGCGAACCGGCGAGGCGAGACAGGCACCCGAGGGCCTGCTGCCTGCCCGCCGTCCGGCCGACGTGGACTACCGGTTGGCCCGTCAGACGATGTTGAACGGGTGGCGGCGGGGCAACGTCGGACGGGAGATCCTCTGCGACGCCCAGCCGATGCTCCGGCGAAATGCCGCGGAGTGCGGGACGCCGACGTCGGAGACGTGCCCGGTGTGCGAGGACAACGAGGTGGCCCACGTGACCTACGTGTTCGGTCCCCGGCTGCCGGCCCATGGTCGCTGCATCTCGACGCCGGGTGAGTTGGCCAGGCTGGATGCCCGCAAGGCCGACATGACCGCCTACGTGGTCGAGGTCTGCGCAGCCTGCGGATGGAACCACCTCGTG